Genomic segment of Vitis riparia cultivar Riparia Gloire de Montpellier isolate 1030 chromosome 19, EGFV_Vit.rip_1.0, whole genome shotgun sequence:
GCTGAAAAATATTGGATTCAAGCCACTGTAAAAATTGACATGTGAATGTAATAACAGTATGTACAGATTTGCATACTTAGAAAATTATTGGAAGTCACATAGTCCTGTAAAAACAGTTCTACACGAAACAAAAAAGTAAACATCCATAGCCACTCTTATATTACTCTTAACCTCACCCTTTTGTCAATTATTAGGAAAAGTAATAAACTTTGTATACTTGTTTGAATCCAATATTTGCTACACAAATCAACATGCCCTATAATCCATAACACTTAGCAAGGAGCTTCAAACACAACAACAAAACCCAGACAAGGTCCATAATACTCCGTATCTTATGGTCATTTCTCAAAGGTCTCCTGATCATTAATCACCCAAGAAAACCCGATGCCTCTATAATTTTCTTGTTGAAGACAGAGTGCCCTAACTATTATAACTGTCGAAAAGGATTATTTGAGGCAAAATTCCAGATCTTCAGAAACCAAAACCACGTAAAAACAGAAAATCAAGGGGAATTAGCAAGGAAGAAAGATTGGACATACAGCATTGAAGCAGTCGATGGAGAGAAGTGCTACAGGGCAGCTTCTCCGCTGCATCCAATGCATTTCCAGTTTGGGATGCGTATAGTATCAGTAGCTTCTGCTTCTGCTTCCCCTTCATATCTGCTCCCTGTTCACATGGACACACAGAGACTGGGATGTGGCATTTGTAGGTCTATTGGTGGGTTGGGCTGGAGAATGACTTCAATGGGCTAAGGCCTCATGTATCTGGGGAAAAATGATCCTTTCTAGGATTTTGGGAGGCCTTATCCCATTGAAGCCCAGTCTTGAAATCAATTTATACTACAGTCCTCAACCTCATGTGATATATTTGTATAGAAAAGTAGAACCATAAGAAATCAGTACctttattataagaaattaaagatCGTATTAAAAAtaagcttttaattttttaaacaatagtctttatatttttttcccttattttaataatctaaaaataaacTTTGGTCGCTGAATAATATTTGTTTCATCTgataaattacatttaaaaataaatttttatttttctttgaagattagtgttttttttattgttaagttTTTAGAACTGTCCATGGATCCAAACTCCCTACAACAATCAATACGGGGTAAATTTAGTATGTCATTAATGACAAGATTTGAACCCAAGAGCATATGTTACTTACTaggatcatattttataatgcTCGTTTTGATCAACTGGGTCAAttatttttcctcatatttcacatatttattatttaataatataatcataataaatccaccttaaaatcataataaatttatcattaaaatcttgatgaaattaattttattttactcatTTTGCACTTTAAAGGTTCTTCCTTTTCGATATTTAAGAtaaaagtttgtatttttttcttgttgcttttccttttcttccaaaGGCTTCCATTTTGGCAACATAATAGGTAAAATTTATGTTTCTCAAGCCAAATCTATTTTTGAATATAATTGGTAGAATCAATTATATCCCACTACTAGTTCAAACGAAAGGATAAAGCATATAGAGCATAGATATTCAAggcaaaataaattaattaccaaaatgaatattttgtaatatcaaattttacaaaataaagttCAACATAATTTacaactatttttgaaaacttgttACCAAACAAGACCTAAATATAacaacagttttttattttctaaaaaaatacaaaatttttaaaattactttcaaaaactgatttttaaaattgtttttaccaAATAAGGTCTTAAGTactaatttgaatatatttttaatttttaaaaataaagaaataacagtaatttctatattcatatttatattaattcttatataaaaattctaaatatacCAACATCTTTAAAGttacttttaaaatgtttaaaatctAAGGTATTAtctcaaatatttaaataatttttaaaattattatgtttttaaggtagctcacaaaaaaatttcatattttatatggaaattaatattttttattttaaaatttaaaaacaaaaaatatatccaGGAGCTAAAAATTTTTACCATGAAGGAAAAATTTACTTGCAAAAggctttttattcttatttaatctTCGAAACGACGTCGTCTCGATAGTTTTGTCGTTTTCCTCCGTTCGGTGTGAGAGGCACGTGCCGATGTCCTGCCAAAAGAATATTAGTACGAGGTGCCACTTCAACGCCAGCGCATGCTGAAGGCGGCGAGGCCCATCAGCCCACAGagtagtgaaaaaaaaaaaaatcctgggGGCCGACGCAGACTGAGGTCAAATTTCGCCAGTTTTGGATAAGCCTTGGCACTAAACCCAATCCAaactttctattatttttttatttaaataaaaaacgacATTTTTAACTAACACCAATGAGGGTTCGACACGTGGTAAATAGATTTGAACTAGGGAGATGTAGCCGCCCCTGGATCACACGCAGGTCCAACCTCTGAATAAACAATGTTCGGGAAACAAACGAAAGAGACTTAAAGTGAAGCTGAGTGACGTCATTGATACACGAGAAAACTTATCCAGTACCATCCATGAATGCTTTGTCTGAAGTAAAGATAAAACCACCAGATACATCCACcgcatcatcatcttcatctacTCCCTATAAATATTGCCCGTTCTCTCTTAAGTTCGTCTCCTTATTTTCGCTTTACAAACTAATACCCCCAATTCATGTAAAGCTTTGAGCGATGTTGGCCATTTTTCACAAGGCGTTTGCACATCCGCCGGAGGAGCTCAACAGTCCGGCGTCTCGGGATGGTTCAAGGAAGCCCAAGCTGCCGGAGGAGACCCTCAGGGAATTTTTATCTGCTCATCCTGCCAACACTTTCTCTATGAGCTTTGGCACTGCTGCAGCACTCGCTTACGTTTCTCCGGACAGGTCCTACCTAACCCACCAAAGGTATATATGCTGGCTGCAGAAACTTACAtatgtcaaatattttttttatctgagTATTAATTGAGGAATTGGGTTTGGTTTTTTCAGGCTGTTCGGTGGATTTGACGACATATACTGTCTATTCATGGGGAGTTTGAACAACCTGTGCATACTGAATAGGCAATATGGGCTGTCGAAGGGGAGCAATGAAGCCATGCTCGTGATTGAAGCGTATAGGACCCTGAGGGACAGGGGCCCATACCCAGCTGATCAGGTGGTGAAGGATCTTGAAGGAAGCTTTGCCTTTGTCGTCTATGACAGCAAAGCTGGGACTGTATTTACTGCTCTGGTAAACATCATCTCTTTCATTAATTCCCCTTCCCCATCTTAAACTACTTGATGCCATTGATAAGTAATCTGTGTGTGTGAAATGGTTGGCACTTGGCAGGGCTCTGATGGAGGAGTGAAGCTGTTCTGGGGGGTTGCAGCTGACGGATCTGTTGTGATCTCCGATGACTTGGGGGTCATAAAAGCAGGCTGTGCCAAATCTTTTGCTCCTTTCCCAACAGGTGAGTCTATATATAGCTGAATGAATACTTGAACATATCTTGCAAATATTAAAGGAGTAATTAATATTAAAGGCTGATGGGTGTTGATGTTGTGGGGTGGTTTTTGGTTAGGGTGCATGTTCCACAGCGATGGAGGGTTGATGAGCTTCGAGCATCCAATGAACAAGATGAAGGCAATGCCCAGAATAGACAGTGAAGGGGTGATGTGTGGGGCCAACTTCAAGGTTGATGTCTACTCCAGGATCAACTCCATGCCTCGTGTTGGAAGTGAAGTCAATTGGTCTAATTGGGAGGACTACCATTAGACCCGCCTGCTCTTTCCTGCTCATCGTCTGATCTTCATCAACAACATCCATCCCAACCAGCTTCctagctttctttctttttatgatttgaTATCCTGAATGTTCCTCCTTTCCTAGTTGGGATTTCGTAGAATAAATGTCGCAAGTGTGATGATATTTCACTACTCTTTGAACTAATAATGAATCCAAAGTTGGGGGAAAAGGGAAGAGATATCATTGTTATCCCAAACACAAGGAAAAGGGATCAGGGTTATGCGCTTGATACGATTGAGCCTTGAAAAGACAAATCCTGCTCTCTGTGAACAAACCAAACTTGGTTGTTTTAGCTTTGGGACATGTCAATGTCATTTGAATATTCATCCTAAACATATTAGGATGGGCAATATTTTAGTAGTTTTCGGAATTCCTTTCTCCTCGTTTCCTCCATCTAGTTCAATAAAATGAATGTGAATACGATTTGAAGAGAGGATATGTCATTGTTgttattacatttatttttatcatggGGTCATTTCACATatttcaagatttaaaaaaattagtgtgattatcttatgtttttaaaaattatttacaattttaaaaaatgacctttttttaattttttaaaataagttttaatttttttttatattttgtcatATCCTatacatatttattatataaagtatatatatatatatatatatatatatatatattaaaattttgatgaataaaataaaagatttacaCTTGTAGGAGAGGTGTTGTCAATTCTTTTAAAAGTAATTGAAGTTTAAGAAAAAGATATATCCAAACCTTATAGCGCTTTTAATttgtcaataattttttttaaacgaCATTTTTGGGGTTTAAATCATGATTTTGATTCTAATATTACTTATtgattaaatatttgtttgaattaaaattataaaatctattaTAAGGatgtttttttgaaataaaattaattggaTGTGAGCAACTAATAAATTGTAAGGTTAATTTTGCTTATTTTCTTATAGTTTGGATTAAATATACTTAAGACTTCATTGAACTTTCGGCAAAAATTTCCTCAAAGGGAAGGagaatgaaattaatcaatgagAAGTATAATGAAGGTTTTTGATAAGATTTTATATTAATGGAGGTGAGATGAATTTAATCCAAATTTCATAAATgaggtaaatgaaattaattataaagaCGCGTTTGTCTAGCTCCAAATTCGAACCCAAACTAGAATGGGGTTAATGATGTCCTCAACCCAATTATTGAAATCCTATCCATGGATAAAGTCGCCCAATCCACTCAAGGATAGCGTCGAACCGACTCAATCTGGCGCACTGCTGCTGCTAGCCTGCTCTTCTGTCTTCACCCACGATTGACTACCCACCAAAATTTGGAGTGCTCAGAGGGATGGCAGACAGGTTCTTCCCAAACGAAATGCCGGATACGGCAGTGGAAGCGGAGGAAACAAGCGCTCAAAACAGTGGAGACTCTCTGATAAAGCTCCTCTCTTTTCCATACGAAACTCTCTCCCAACAATTCAAGCGAGCTGCTTTGGATGTCAAAGACGCTGTACACGCCTCTTTCTGAACTTTTTGATCTGGGTCTTGGGTATTTTTGGGGATGGATAGGGACACAATAGAAGTGAATGTATTTTGTGTTGTGGTGGCTGGTGGTGATGTTTCAGGTTGTCAGGGAGACATGGGCGCTTTCTGGAAAACGCGTACAGGACTACGCTTTGTATACTGGGGCTCTCGGGACTGCGTTTTTGCTCTTCAAGGCCTATCAGATTACTAACAACAGGGATGATCTTAATGTTTGTTCCGAGATTGTCAAGGCTTGTGATTCTGCTTCCGCCACCTCTGGGTACCTcttcttttttcccctcttttccCTATGTGTGTGTCTGTGTTTCTGCTCCTTAAATCGGTTGGAATTTTACACTGGATTAGTGATTTACTCATTCCTTTCTATCTGTTTCTGCGGATTTCTCCTTGCCCCATCGATACTGTATTGGATACTAAGAGTTTCCTGGGAGCAAAGGAGCTGGTGTGGAAAGGACGATCCTGGAGGGATATTCCTGGCTGTAATCCCTTCCTAATGGTGCTAAGACACCTACTTGATTGATCAAACTCTGGCACATTGATTTAAAGGGAGAAGATAGAAAGACTGGCTCAATTGGGGTGGGTTATTGTATTGGGAATTTGTCAAAGTGGATTTTGTTTTGTGCCCATTTTTTGGGTTTCATCCAGGTATTCCatcaatgaaaaagaaaaaattagctCCACCACTTTGGCGTTAAGACCTGCATGATCAATTAAATTGGTTGAAATTCTGCTGTTAATCGTGGGACCAACCTACCTTGCCCACCATGGAAAATATGAATGTATTCAACTACTCTTCGTAATTCATATGAGAGattgcttaaaaaaaatggttgggATCATGCACCCACTATCAGGTTCTATCCTGGTTTGCCTGAAAGTGGATATTTAGCAACTTAGCTTAACTTAATTTGCTTTTTTAATGTATGGGGTTGCAGGCGTGTGACATTCATATGTGGGCAAGCTGGTGTTTATGCTATTGGTGCTGTTGCGGCTAAGCATGCTGGGGATGAAAGATTGCTTGGTCGCTACTTAACTCAATTTAAAGAGGTACTTTGATTGTATGTTTTTACAACTATGATGATGATTCCAATAATCCTAACCTGCTATAATActccaaaattaaaaaagataaaatttaatatttatgtttgttggcattgattatttttatctGTCCATTaatcaattctttttctttttgagcgCAGATTAAGCTTCCTAAGGATTTGCCAAATGAGTTACTATATGGGCGAGGAGGGTTCTTATGGGCATGTTCATTCTTAAATAAGCATATTGGTAAAGACACAATATCTTCTGCTCGCATGGTAAGATCTACcattctttcatttcattttgcCTCAATCCTTCTCGAATACAGAGAGCTGCCGTGAAATGATTTCTCGTTGGGTTGACATTAAATACAGAGAGCTGCCGTGAAGGAAATTATCAAGTCGGGTAGAGAAATGGCAAAAAGGGAAAGATGCCCATTGATGTATGAATGGCACGGGAAGAAGTATTGGGGTGCTGCCCATGGGTTAGCGGGgattatgcatgttttgatgcACATGGAACTGAAACCAGATGAGGTGGAGGATGTCAAGGGTACCTTGCGTTATATGATCAAGAACCGTTTCCCCAGTGAAAATTATCCTTCAAGTGAAGGAAGTGAATCCGACCGCCTTGTGCATTGGTGTCATGGTGCTCCTGGTGTTGCTCTTACCCTTTTGAAAGCAGCTGAGGTACTCTTTCTCAGGGATACTTCTCCTACAAACTAGTTTAGACAACTTAAGGAAATAAAGGTTAGCAGTAATATTTTCATTTGTGCACAAGGATTGACATTCTAATTTGGTATAGTAGAATATCGAACAAAAGATCCACAGGTGATTCTAGAAATTTCCAGTAACTCATGTTTGGAGCCCAAGAAAAGAACTATTATTTTGGTGTAAGTACTACTAAAGCATTGCACAGTATCATGTGAATAGGAAATTCATAGCCATTAGCCAGCCTATGATCTTGTTGTGTCAAGTGGACACCCAGGAAAGTGTAACTTCTCTGCAACTGTGTTCTAATCTTATTCTGCTCAAAGACCAACCACGAAATTTGTGGGATTCTCTGATTCCATTTCCTGATGCATATGCTATTCTTTAATACCAAAATATGTCAATAATCTACTCTTATTATATAGAAGGATGATTATTCTTAAGGTTTTGCAAGTCTGTCACAACTATCTTAAGAACATTAATGGTCAGGTTTTTGGAGACAAGGAGTTTCTGCAAGCAGCTGTGGATGCAGGGGAGGTGGTATGGAACAGAGGCCTGCTTAAGCGAGTTGGGATTTGTCATGGCATCAGCGGGAATACCTACGTGTTTCTTTCGCTCTACAGACTGACTGGTAATGTGGAGTTCCTGTACAGGGCCAAAGCATTTGCTTGTTTTTTACTCGACAGGGCCCAAAGGCTTATATCAGAGGGGAAGATACATGGAGGTGATCGCCCTTATTCACTATTTGAAGGCATTGGAGGAATGACTTATCTGTTTCTGGACATGATCGAACCATCTGAGGCCAGGTTCCCAGGTTATGAACTTTAGGTTGCTTTCTACAGGACAAATAGGGGAGACCACGGGTATGATTATCACTTCTGTATGTTGAGTCTCAGAGCTTCTGTAAATATATGAAGTCTTAAAACTTTTGCAAATATATGAACTGGACATATTTCAGTTTTGCCTCGAGTTCTTGTGCATTGGTGGAGAAACATGATCTACTCTTCATTTGACAGGGATATctcaaaccctttttttttattgaaaaatggtaGCTTTGTGCTTAATAATGTGCACCCTCTTGAAAAGACGATGAGGGTTGGTTGCATGAAGCTCTTATATATGAATGCACTCGATCATCTTCTTGTCTCTGTTGTAAAAAATGGAGATGAAAGAATCAAAATCGTTTTCAATTATTGGTTTCCCTTATTGCAGTGATGTGATATGTTTCCATGTAGTCTCCATCCTTGTCGACTACATCATACTTTCTCTGCTGTTTTGAGTTTTTATTGGTTCATTTATAGTTGATGGTTGCAAGTGTGCCATCATGACAACTTGTGGATTTGATGAGTTGAGGGGAAAGTGGGCACTGGCATAGAAATGTGTTTTATGGGAACTAATGAGGGAGAATTATTGAGGACAATGGGACCAAAGCCACAATGGATGGAGCAAATGAAGGGGGCGACTATCAGAAATACACTTTGGAGCACTAGTGCGGTGGATCCTTCCACAGACTCTGTTATGTTGAAACATTCTACTCTTGCTAAATCAGAATTTTTGtgtttacttattttcttgttcttcaaTTTATTGAGTCCACGTATCAAAGAAGACCGCAGATCAGCTGGAAGTCGGGTATTACTCAACTTCAGGTACATGTTGACTTGTCCAACCTCATATGATGTTAAGATTTTGAGCCGAGAGATGGTTTAATAAGCTCTTAGAAGAGAGAGCGACTTGTCAACAAGAACCCATAATCTGGATGCCCCGTTCATGTCCTCCTTCATGCTTACTGGGCTGTTCTCTTGTCCTTTTGCTTCCTTCTGCAAAATCACCCTCTCTAAGAACCTTTTACACTGAGAGGAATTTCAAACTATAGGTTTTGTTGGTAATCAAATTGGGGTATGTTGGGGAGTTCAGACAATGGACATGATTAAATCGACAAATCCCTAGAGAATGACTGGTCAAGCGTCTTTATCATTTTTACAGGTGAGAGCTTGTGTATTCTCTTGGGTGTAATGGGGATTTTCTGATATGCTTCCAAGAGAAGCATACAATGATACTGCTTTTGTTTCATATAATAAGATTGTTTAGATGTTCAACTGACCATTCCATTTTTTGAGTTGATTGATTCTGCATTTTTCTCATCATCGTCTATTTTTACCCACATACTCAAAACTGCAAAAGGGTTGATCGATTTTATTTATGGTTGTTAACTCAGAAGTCCTCTacttttacaaaaggaatttgCTCACAACATTCACAACATCTGAACCTAAACTCCACATTTGCAAATGGACCCAGGTCATTATCAGTGATATCCTCCTCTCCCATGGCAAAAGATTTAGTCAAAGAGAAGAACCTCATCTTAAGGCGTTCGTTTAAGCCAATCCGACAAGTTTCTCGCTAAGTTCCCAAACCTTACGAGCCTTGTCTGCATCACTAGCTTCCTGAGACAACTGGTTCTCAAATGAAGCTGAGTTCTTGTTCCAGCTCCAGTACACACCTGACTTTGTCAAGCTTGGCTCACTGACAACCTATATCATAAACCAACAATCAAATTTATGCCCCTTGCCCTCGATCAATTATTAACAAAGGGTAAGTCCTTTTTCTCTTACCTGTGCAAGTCTTTTTCCAGATTCTTCCTCGGAGACATAGCCCTTGGTAATGAACTTCTGGAATGGAGGGAAAAGAAGCCTGAACAAGGGAATATGCTCCCTAAACAAGCCAGTTGTAGCAATGCAACCTGGGTAGAGGGAGGCGAAGGTGATGCCAGTGTCCTCGTGGTATCGGCGGTGGAACTCTTGCATGGTGAGCATGTTGCATACCTTGCTGTCCTTGTATGCCTTGGCACCGTCAAAAGCTCCACCATCAATCATGGCTGAGCTGTTCAGCCCATTTAGACCTCCTGCCATTCCCCTCAAGTCCCCAAGGTTGGCCTTTGGAGGCACATTTCCAGCCAAGGTATTTGTGTTCCCTGATTCATTTTATAGAAGGAATAGCATACTTAGTACATTTATATGACACATTTGTATTGAACTCATCATGAAATTCAGTGGTACTTCTATTTTACATGAATCATATTTGTCCTGATTAATTGCAGTACCTGTAATTGAACCAACGATAATGAGACGCTTTGATGGGTAATCAGATTGCTTCAAGTCATCAAGCAGCAACCGGGCGAGAAGGAAGTGCCCAAGATGGTTAGTTCCAACGCTAAGCTCAAACCCATCAGCAGTGAATGTAGGCTCCTTAGCAGTTGGAAGGTAGACAGCAGCATTGCAGACCAGAACATCAAGGGGCCGTTCTGATCGCTTGAAGTTATCAACAAATTGCCGGACACTGTCAAGTGAGGCAAGGTCTAGGTGCATTACGGTATAGTTTTCCTTAGAAAGGCCGGCTGACCTTGCAGCTCTTTCGGCTTTTAGGAAGTCCCTGCAGGCCATAATGACGTGCCATTTCCCTGTTTCAGCCAGAGCCTTGGTTGTGGCTAGACCCAGTCCAGATGAGGCTCCGGTGATCACAACAGTTCCCTTTCTTAGAGTTTTTTTCCCTTCTGGTGTAGCCCGGGTGATGGCCGGAGTTGTAGCTGCGGTCTGGGCTCTGATAGCTCCAACGGATGGTTTTCTCTGTTTCAATTCCATCTCCAATTAATACCATAGGTCCAATCTTCAATGTTCAATTACACAAACAAGCATAAAAGAAAGAACAATCATAGAACAAAGAACTATCGAAATTCTTTAAACTTCACTACCCTCTACAAAATTCCCCTGTTTCAAGTAGTGAGATAACTAATTTCAaatcaattcctttcttttctcccCCAAATTCCTCACTTCCAAACACAATGTTGAGGCTTCTTGAGTTGGGTGTTCTAGAGACTAATGTTCCTCACTTAATGTAAGCAATTTCAGACATCCATCTTAGCTTTAAAACACTAAATTCCCATGTAGAATTACTGTTAGTTCTGAATTTTTGTAAATAAGCAACAAAATTTTCTGCCATGGAAGAAATCAAAATTGACTAAGCCATTACCTTGTTCCTCAATGCAGAAGAGCTGAAGTCAGCCTTGACATGGTCTGAAAGTGAAACTCCAAAAAGACCAGATTCCTTGAAAGAAGCACTGGCCTTCCCCTGCAAAAACCCACAACCAATTCCCAAAAGAGAATCAACCCGACGTGCAcatttgatgagaaaaacaagaaaaagaaagaaagaaactcCAAATGAGAGAAGAAAGCAGAAGAGACCTCCTTGGGGATGGAGAAAGCGGAGGGAACCAAAGCAGCAGCTTGCAGAGCCATATCCACCA
This window contains:
- the LOC117908849 gene encoding protochlorophyllide reductase, chloroplastic, whose protein sequence is MALQAAALVPSAFSIPKEGKASASFKESGLFGVSLSDHVKADFSSSALRNKRKPSVGAIRAQTAATTPAITRATPEGKKTLRKGTVVITGASSGLGLATTKALAETGKWHVIMACRDFLKAERAARSAGLSKENYTVMHLDLASLDSVRQFVDNFKRSERPLDVLVCNAAVYLPTAKEPTFTADGFELSVGTNHLGHFLLARLLLDDLKQSDYPSKRLIIVGSITGNTNTLAGNVPPKANLGDLRGMAGGLNGLNSSAMIDGGAFDGAKAYKDSKVCNMLTMQEFHRRYHEDTGITFASLYPGCIATTGLFREHIPLFRLLFPPFQKFITKGYVSEEESGKRLAQVVSEPSLTKSGVYWSWNKNSASFENQLSQEASDADKARKVWELSEKLVGLA
- the LOC117908848 gene encoding lanC-like protein GCR2 — encoded protein: MADRFFPNEMPDTAVEAEETSAQNSGDSLIKLLSFPYETLSQQFKRAALDVKDAVVRETWALSGKRVQDYALYTGALGTAFLLFKAYQITNNRDDLNVCSEIVKACDSASATSGRVTFICGQAGVYAIGAVAAKHAGDERLLGRYLTQFKEIKLPKDLPNELLYGRGGFLWACSFLNKHIGKDTISSARMRAAVKEIIKSGREMAKRERCPLMYEWHGKKYWGAAHGLAGIMHVLMHMELKPDEVEDVKGTLRYMIKNRFPSENYPSSEGSESDRLVHWCHGAPGVALTLLKAAEVFGDKEFLQAAVDAGEVVWNRGLLKRVGICHGISGNTYVFLSLYRLTGNVEFLYRAKAFACFLLDRAQRLISEGKIHGGDRPYSLFEGIGGMTYLFLDMIEPSEARFPGYEL
- the LOC117909405 gene encoding stem-specific protein TSJT1-like, translating into MLAIFHKAFAHPPEELNSPASRDGSRKPKLPEETLREFLSAHPANTFSMSFGTAAALAYVSPDRSYLTHQRLFGGFDDIYCLFMGSLNNLCILNRQYGLSKGSNEAMLVIEAYRTLRDRGPYPADQVVKDLEGSFAFVVYDSKAGTVFTALGSDGGVKLFWGVAADGSVVISDDLGVIKAGCAKSFAPFPTGCMFHSDGGLMSFEHPMNKMKAMPRIDSEGVMCGANFKVDVYSRINSMPRVGSEVNWSNWEDYH